The following are encoded in a window of Hyalangium minutum genomic DNA:
- a CDS encoding zinc-dependent alcohol dehydrogenase codes for MQRTMQAAVVRSFDKPLSIEEVPVPTPGPGQVLVKVVASGVCHTDLHAAQGDWPVKPVLPFIPGHEGAGYVAALGTGVTSLKEGDRVGVPWLHSACGACEHCISGWETLCGAQKNTGYSVNGGFAEYVLAQASHVGRIPAFVNFADAAPILCAGVTTYKGLKETEVRPGQWVVISGIGGLGHMAVQYAKAMGMRVAAVDIGEDKLDLARSLGAEIALDARMDPAKELQRLIGGAHGVLVTAASNEAFRQSIGMLRPRGTCALVGLPPGDFATPIFEVVLKRITIRGSIVGTRMDLQEALELAAIGRVHSSIERQPLTAINDVFDRMRQGTLHGRVVLGIGD; via the coding sequence ATGCAGCGCACCATGCAGGCCGCAGTCGTCCGGAGCTTTGACAAGCCTCTGTCCATCGAGGAGGTGCCAGTGCCCACGCCGGGGCCGGGCCAGGTGCTCGTCAAGGTGGTCGCGAGCGGCGTCTGTCACACGGACCTGCATGCGGCGCAGGGCGACTGGCCGGTCAAGCCAGTGCTGCCCTTCATCCCAGGCCACGAGGGAGCCGGCTACGTCGCGGCGCTGGGGACGGGCGTCACCTCGCTCAAGGAGGGCGATCGGGTGGGCGTACCCTGGCTGCACAGTGCGTGCGGCGCGTGCGAGCACTGCATCAGCGGCTGGGAGACGCTCTGCGGTGCGCAGAAGAACACGGGCTACTCGGTCAACGGGGGCTTCGCGGAGTACGTGCTCGCGCAGGCCTCGCACGTGGGGCGCATCCCCGCGTTCGTGAACTTCGCGGATGCCGCGCCGATCCTCTGCGCGGGTGTCACCACCTACAAGGGACTCAAGGAGACGGAGGTCCGTCCCGGGCAGTGGGTGGTCATCTCCGGCATCGGCGGGCTCGGGCACATGGCGGTGCAGTACGCCAAGGCCATGGGCATGCGCGTGGCGGCGGTGGACATCGGCGAGGACAAGCTGGACCTGGCGCGCTCGCTCGGGGCGGAGATCGCGCTCGACGCACGGATGGATCCGGCCAAGGAGCTGCAGCGGCTCATCGGCGGAGCACATGGCGTGCTGGTGACGGCGGCGTCCAATGAGGCTTTCCGGCAGTCGATCGGGATGCTCCGGCCGCGCGGCACGTGCGCGCTGGTGGGCTTGCCTCCGGGAGACTTCGCCACGCCGATCTTCGAGGTCGTCCTCAAGCGCATCACGATCCGCGGCTCCATCGTCGGCACGCGCATGGACCTCCAGGAGGCACTGGAGCTGGCAGCGATCGGCCGGGTGCACTCGTCTATCGAGCGACAGCCGCTCACGGCCATCAACGACGTGTTCGACCGCATGCGCCAGGGCACGCTCCACGGCCGCGTCGTGCTTGGGATCGGAGACTGA
- a CDS encoding neutral zinc metallopeptidase: MNWQGGRRSTNVEDRRGMGVGRPLAVGGGAAGIVVALLVMLLGGDPSSIDTTSPSGGDGVGGSGRPVDPAQEQLKDFVSVILADTEDTWPALLEAQGVQYTNPRLVIFSDAVESGCGMGESAMGPFYCPMDQRVYLDLSFFNELDRRFGAPGDFAEAYVVAHEVGHHVQNLLGISERVHSMRGRMRGADSNALSVLQELQADCFAGIWAHHAQRQRNILEQGDVEEGLAAASAIGDDTLQRQAQGRVVPESFTHGSSEQRVYWFRRGLEQGTLEACDTFSAESQGRRR; this comes from the coding sequence ATGAACTGGCAGGGGGGACGCCGTAGCACGAACGTCGAGGATCGCCGGGGCATGGGCGTGGGCCGCCCCCTGGCGGTGGGAGGTGGGGCCGCAGGCATCGTGGTGGCCCTGTTGGTGATGCTGTTGGGAGGAGATCCTTCCAGTATCGACACAACGAGTCCCTCGGGTGGGGACGGCGTGGGGGGCTCGGGGCGGCCGGTGGACCCGGCGCAGGAGCAGCTCAAGGACTTCGTCTCCGTCATCCTCGCGGACACGGAAGATACGTGGCCGGCGCTGCTGGAGGCTCAGGGCGTGCAGTATACGAACCCGCGCCTGGTCATTTTCTCGGACGCGGTGGAGTCGGGCTGCGGCATGGGCGAGAGCGCGATGGGGCCGTTCTACTGCCCGATGGACCAGCGCGTGTACCTGGACCTGAGCTTCTTCAACGAGCTGGATCGCCGCTTCGGCGCGCCGGGTGACTTCGCGGAAGCGTACGTGGTGGCGCACGAGGTGGGCCACCACGTGCAGAACCTGCTCGGCATCTCCGAGCGCGTGCACTCGATGCGCGGCCGCATGCGGGGGGCGGACTCCAACGCTCTGTCCGTGCTGCAGGAACTTCAGGCGGACTGCTTCGCCGGCATCTGGGCGCACCATGCGCAGCGCCAGCGGAACATCCTGGAGCAGGGCGACGTGGAGGAGGGGCTGGCGGCGGCGTCGGCCATCGGTGACGACACGCTGCAGCGGCAGGCGCAGGGCCGCGTGGTCCCCGAGTCTTTCACGCACGGCTCCTCCGAACAGCGCGTCTACTGGTTCCGCCGGGGGCTGGAGCAGGGCACACTCGAAGCGTGCGACACCTTCAGCGCGGAGTCACAGGGGCGGCGGCGCTGA
- a CDS encoding SMI1/KNR4 family protein — protein MQTNAQKSRMHQVVSAIAQYRPSFPQEIQGLAPTELEELRSLAGRELPPSYREFLHLMGRSMGELVLFEHADFSAQAARKFFSRKNIPRSPERYFRIGINQADPYDVYYLDLGTQGDSPVVSFPSVEDEKDFAEAIRQQIWQAASLYELVFIRAYYQFYLDQFSNDRMLDCLKWSSDFRERMTQVLTRLRFVLHPQSSSTTGCYERGDATVVMSETPGQTPLIHVLAHNRTELLKLSEILIDNLHLNPV, from the coding sequence ATGCAAACGAACGCCCAGAAAAGCAGGATGCACCAAGTGGTGTCAGCCATTGCTCAATACCGCCCTTCGTTTCCTCAAGAGATACAGGGACTGGCCCCCACCGAACTCGAAGAGCTTCGGTCGCTCGCGGGTAGGGAGCTGCCCCCAAGTTACCGCGAGTTCCTGCACCTTATGGGGCGCAGCATGGGTGAACTCGTGCTGTTCGAGCATGCTGACTTCAGTGCCCAGGCAGCCCGCAAGTTCTTCTCAAGAAAGAACATCCCGAGGTCCCCTGAGCGTTACTTCCGTATCGGCATCAATCAAGCGGACCCCTATGATGTGTATTACTTGGACCTTGGAACCCAAGGAGATTCGCCCGTTGTCAGCTTCCCCTCGGTCGAAGACGAAAAAGACTTCGCAGAAGCCATCCGTCAGCAGATCTGGCAGGCGGCATCCTTGTATGAACTCGTCTTCATCAGGGCCTATTACCAGTTCTACCTCGACCAGTTCTCGAATGATCGAATGCTTGATTGCCTCAAGTGGTCGTCCGACTTCCGAGAGCGAATGACCCAAGTTCTGACGAGGCTCCGTTTCGTTCTCCATCCGCAGTCGTCCAGCACGACGGGTTGTTACGAGCGCGGAGATGCCACGGTGGTCATGTCGGAGACTCCTGGGCAAACTCCTCTGATACATGTTCTCGCACATAACCGTACTGAACTCCTGAAACTGTCGGAAATCTTGATCGACAATCTTCACCTGAACCCTGTGTAG
- a CDS encoding HNH endonuclease translates to MARNDWTPAEIDATVAAYFEMYRMHERDEPFVKADFIRSLLATALQNRTKGAVEMRFGNISAVLQERHLPWLKGYVPYPNYPAALVPAVLRAAEGLIPLSPTSDPVELDKSTKLAKALGPLEKPKGRETPESTSVTSKVFKRDPLVRAYVLEEAGGKCELCDHPAPFEDKDGAPFLEVHHVKTLAEGGADTAENSVALCPNCHRSLHLAKDREQRLVRLHAKVSRLENR, encoded by the coding sequence ATGGCCCGCAACGACTGGACCCCGGCGGAGATTGACGCAACCGTCGCCGCATACTTCGAAATGTACCGCATGCACGAGCGCGACGAGCCGTTCGTGAAGGCGGACTTCATTCGCAGCCTGCTCGCTACCGCCCTCCAGAACCGCACGAAGGGCGCGGTTGAGATGAGGTTCGGCAACATCTCGGCAGTGCTGCAAGAGCGTCATCTTCCGTGGCTCAAGGGATACGTGCCCTATCCCAATTATCCAGCAGCGCTGGTCCCTGCGGTGCTGCGTGCGGCGGAGGGGCTGATTCCGCTCAGCCCGACGTCGGACCCTGTGGAACTCGACAAGAGTACCAAGCTGGCGAAGGCACTCGGTCCCCTGGAGAAACCCAAAGGTCGGGAGACACCCGAGTCGACATCGGTGACCTCCAAGGTCTTCAAGCGCGACCCTCTTGTTCGCGCATACGTCCTCGAAGAGGCAGGTGGCAAGTGCGAGCTCTGCGACCACCCCGCACCGTTCGAGGACAAGGACGGCGCCCCCTTCCTCGAAGTCCATCACGTCAAGACGCTCGCGGAGGGTGGCGCTGACACGGCCGAGAACTCCGTTGCGCTCTGTCCGAACTGTCACCGCTCACTGCACCTCGCCAAGGACCGCGAGCAGCGGCTCGTCCGTCTCCACGCAAAGGTCTCGCGCCTAGAGAACCGATAG
- a CDS encoding DUF418 domain-containing protein, which translates to MSSSHSTVAAPLAEARPVDDTERLILLDALRGFALCGVFVSNTYMWFSGRFLLTRAQIESFLAQASLADLVTTRGTAFLVFGKFITLFSFLFGLGFAVQMGRAEQRGGSIVPLYARRVGVLVLIGLAHGWLLWFGDILSTYAVLGFTLLLFRKRSDKTLLIWSAVLIFLVPLLIENLPRLKEIFGSTADAEAAAKVMREQREAVKAQVLVGFQSNSYFDLVRANALFYKGFLQGVFMTMPSILGRFLLGLVAGRHRIFHEPSKHLPLLRKVLIWGLITGIIGNGSSTVMSILFAQKILNPDTLPWLPFVMWPVRQIGELGLAAFYVTGITLLFQRATWQRVLSVLAPVGRMALSNYLSQTVLSLFIWYGIGLGLTTTLGPKVTVVLPLGIFAIQVILSHLWLARFRFGPAEWVWRSLTYGKAQPLRRAPTPEPSAATAV; encoded by the coding sequence ATGAGCTCCTCTCATTCCACTGTGGCCGCGCCTCTCGCAGAAGCCCGTCCCGTCGATGACACCGAGCGGCTGATCCTCCTCGACGCACTGCGTGGGTTCGCGCTGTGTGGCGTCTTCGTCTCCAACACCTATATGTGGTTCAGCGGACGGTTCCTGCTGACCCGTGCCCAGATCGAGTCCTTCCTGGCTCAGGCCTCGCTCGCGGATTTGGTGACCACCCGGGGAACGGCGTTCCTGGTGTTCGGGAAGTTCATCACCCTCTTCTCCTTCCTTTTCGGCCTCGGCTTCGCCGTGCAGATGGGACGCGCCGAGCAGCGGGGCGGCTCGATCGTTCCGCTCTACGCCCGCCGAGTGGGAGTGCTGGTGCTCATCGGCCTGGCACACGGGTGGCTGCTCTGGTTCGGCGACATCCTCTCCACCTATGCAGTGCTGGGCTTCACGCTGCTGCTGTTCCGGAAGCGCTCGGACAAGACCCTGCTCATCTGGTCCGCGGTGCTGATCTTCCTCGTGCCGCTCCTCATCGAGAATCTCCCTCGGCTGAAGGAGATCTTCGGCTCAACGGCGGACGCGGAGGCCGCTGCCAAGGTGATGCGGGAGCAGCGAGAGGCGGTCAAAGCTCAAGTCCTGGTGGGCTTCCAGAGCAACAGCTACTTCGATCTCGTACGAGCCAACGCCCTCTTCTACAAGGGCTTCCTCCAGGGCGTGTTCATGACGATGCCCTCCATCCTCGGGCGGTTCCTGCTGGGGCTGGTCGCGGGCCGCCATCGGATCTTCCACGAGCCCTCGAAACACCTGCCGCTGCTGCGCAAGGTGCTCATCTGGGGACTCATCACGGGCATCATCGGCAATGGCTCCAGCACCGTGATGTCGATCCTCTTCGCCCAGAAGATCCTGAACCCGGACACCCTCCCGTGGCTCCCCTTCGTGATGTGGCCCGTCCGCCAAATCGGCGAACTGGGGCTCGCCGCGTTCTACGTGACGGGCATCACCCTGCTCTTCCAGCGCGCCACCTGGCAGCGTGTGCTCTCGGTGCTCGCGCCGGTGGGCCGCATGGCCCTGTCGAACTACCTGTCGCAGACCGTGCTCAGCCTCTTCATCTGGTACGGGATCGGGCTGGGGCTCACCACCACGCTCGGGCCCAAGGTGACCGTGGTCCTGCCCCTGGGCATCTTCGCAATCCAGGTCATCCTGAGCCACCTGTGGTTGGCGCGCTTCCGCTTCGGCCCCGCTGAGTGGGTGTGGCGCTCGCTCACCTACGGCAAGGCACAGCCCCTTCGGCGCGCTCCCACTCCGGAGCCCAGCGCAGCAACCGCCGTGTAA
- a CDS encoding PAAR-like domain-containing protein, translating into MTKVYINGRSVLHEGDGRTQTCPAPDVCKTPSPGGPLPVPYVNVAQDSNLAQGTQSVHIDGNPVALSSSKLSTSSGNEGGTAGGGLISSKIKGTVTWASSSIDVKIEGKGVVRFLDVCIHNGNSGNTGGNPVLGNAAIGMPSENLTYGADEKCPICGKLHELKSDDLSESRAQELYKRSLPKMIDGEPKGYMAGVLRCHPPGGAQDAYFQMHSGGMPPKEFPVRPSPPSPMQWRTVGGRRLIVKKAPNFKGNEPGNCAAQKLISEAIQRGYTIKSLTEFWVGPTNSEGRKDGRHYESCSTCKQILPALLCPKPPEHPDEPFTLVIRSSK; encoded by the coding sequence ATGACCAAGGTCTACATCAATGGCCGCTCAGTGCTGCACGAGGGCGATGGGCGGACGCAGACCTGTCCCGCTCCAGACGTGTGCAAGACCCCCTCACCGGGCGGGCCCTTGCCGGTGCCCTACGTCAACGTCGCGCAGGACTCGAACCTGGCGCAAGGCACGCAGTCAGTTCATATAGATGGCAACCCAGTGGCCCTCAGTTCCTCCAAGCTGAGCACCAGTTCAGGCAACGAGGGGGGCACGGCCGGTGGCGGACTCATCTCCTCCAAAATCAAGGGGACGGTCACTTGGGCCAGTTCCAGCATCGACGTCAAAATCGAGGGTAAGGGGGTAGTCCGCTTTCTGGATGTTTGTATCCACAACGGCAACTCGGGCAACACAGGCGGTAACCCTGTCCTTGGCAACGCCGCCATTGGGATGCCAAGCGAGAATCTCACCTACGGGGCAGATGAGAAGTGTCCAATCTGTGGAAAGCTTCACGAGTTAAAATCGGATGATCTCAGCGAGTCACGCGCCCAGGAACTCTACAAACGTTCTCTCCCCAAAATGATCGATGGCGAGCCAAAGGGCTACATGGCTGGTGTGTTGCGCTGTCATCCACCTGGAGGTGCTCAAGATGCCTATTTTCAGATGCACTCCGGCGGCATGCCTCCGAAAGAGTTCCCGGTTAGACCAAGTCCTCCGTCTCCCATGCAATGGAGAACCGTGGGAGGAAGAAGGCTCATCGTCAAGAAAGCCCCCAACTTCAAGGGTAACGAACCGGGAAACTGCGCAGCGCAGAAACTGATATCAGAGGCGATCCAGCGCGGCTATACTATCAAATCACTGACGGAGTTCTGGGTAGGACCTACCAACAGCGAGGGGCGTAAAGACGGTCGCCACTACGAATCCTGTTCGACATGCAAGCAGATACTCCCTGCACTGCTTTGCCCCAAGCCACCCGAGCACCCCGATGAACCTTTCACCCTTGTCATCCGCTCGTCCAAATAG
- the nth gene encoding endonuclease III: MPSAQIVPTLLARLRQAHPDARYELNWSTPFELLVATILAAQCTDERVNRVTATLFQKYSGPQAFAEANTPELEEDLRPTGFYKQKAKSVQNMSRELLAKFGGEVPRTIEGLVTLPGVARKTANVVLNTAFNLPSGIIVDTHVARVSQRLGLTKKEKPEDIEQDLMKLVPQDQWTFFGPATVLHGRYTCTARKPKCEECPFNDLCPKIGV; this comes from the coding sequence ATGCCTTCCGCACAGATCGTCCCCACCCTCCTCGCTCGCCTGCGCCAGGCGCATCCGGACGCGCGCTACGAGCTCAACTGGTCCACGCCCTTCGAGTTGCTCGTGGCCACCATCCTCGCCGCGCAGTGCACGGACGAGCGCGTCAACCGCGTCACGGCCACCCTCTTCCAGAAGTACTCGGGCCCCCAGGCCTTCGCCGAGGCCAACACCCCCGAGCTCGAGGAGGACCTGAGGCCCACGGGCTTCTACAAGCAGAAAGCCAAGTCGGTTCAGAACATGAGCCGCGAGCTGCTGGCGAAGTTCGGCGGCGAGGTGCCTCGCACCATCGAGGGGCTCGTGACGCTGCCCGGCGTGGCCCGGAAGACGGCCAACGTGGTGCTCAACACCGCCTTCAACCTGCCCTCCGGCATCATCGTGGACACCCACGTGGCGCGCGTCAGCCAGCGACTGGGGCTCACGAAGAAAGAGAAGCCCGAGGACATCGAGCAGGACTTGATGAAGCTCGTCCCCCAGGATCAGTGGACGTTCTTCGGGCCCGCCACCGTGCTCCACGGGCGCTACACCTGCACAGCCCGCAAGCCGAAGTGCGAGGAGTGCCCCTTCAACGATCTCTGCCCGAAGATCGGAGTCTAG
- a CDS encoding TerB family tellurite resistance protein: MTDSPGLESRFYIEVLKLLLQVITSDDQIAPEELTHFSTVARRWNVPASEADVLMERLKQGQPLPAPDMGLLRSRPQDVMEAARTLVGVDQRIDAEELNMLVQIRELLGI, encoded by the coding sequence ATGACGGATTCCCCCGGTCTAGAGAGCCGCTTCTACATCGAGGTGCTCAAGCTGCTGCTCCAGGTCATCACCAGTGATGACCAGATCGCTCCCGAGGAGCTCACGCACTTCTCGACCGTGGCTCGCCGGTGGAATGTGCCTGCCTCCGAGGCAGACGTCCTCATGGAGCGCCTGAAGCAGGGCCAGCCGCTGCCAGCCCCCGACATGGGCCTGCTGCGCTCCCGTCCTCAGGACGTCATGGAGGCCGCACGCACGCTGGTGGGGGTTGATCAGCGCATCGACGCCGAGGAACTCAACATGCTCGTGCAGATTCGAGAGCTGCTGGGCATCTGA
- a CDS encoding LysR substrate-binding domain-containing protein — MSFSPHPFTLRQLQYVVAVADALSFRKAAEQCHVSQPSLSAQLAQLEEILGVPLFERDRRRVLLTAAGKELVERARRLLVEADEFVEAARRAGDPLSGTLRLGVIPTISPYLLPVVAPALRKAYPRLSVLWREDKTEVLVRDLARGSLDAAIVALVDELGDVESSVIADDPFMLVTPKDHPLGAKKSEASPAELRGQDVLLLDEGHCFRTQALALCAKARAHELEFRATSLPTLAQMIAAGAGVTLLPRLAVSTEVNRSQLKVRAFSDPALKRTIAVIWRKRSPLATALQQVAATVRDSYPKAA, encoded by the coding sequence ATGAGCTTCTCCCCTCACCCGTTCACCCTCCGGCAGCTTCAGTACGTCGTGGCCGTGGCGGATGCGCTGAGCTTTCGCAAGGCCGCGGAGCAGTGCCACGTGTCCCAGCCCTCGTTGAGCGCGCAGCTGGCCCAGCTCGAAGAGATCCTCGGGGTCCCCCTGTTCGAGCGGGATCGCCGCCGCGTGCTACTCACCGCCGCGGGCAAGGAACTCGTGGAGCGGGCAAGGCGGCTGCTGGTCGAGGCCGATGAGTTCGTCGAGGCGGCCCGCCGGGCGGGAGATCCCCTGAGCGGCACGCTGCGGCTGGGCGTCATCCCCACGATCTCGCCCTATCTACTGCCCGTGGTGGCACCCGCGTTGCGCAAGGCCTACCCCCGGCTGAGCGTGCTCTGGCGCGAGGACAAGACCGAGGTCCTGGTGCGCGATCTGGCGCGAGGCAGCCTGGATGCCGCGATCGTCGCCCTGGTGGATGAGCTGGGTGACGTGGAGTCCTCGGTGATCGCGGATGATCCCTTCATGCTGGTGACGCCGAAGGATCATCCGCTCGGGGCCAAGAAGAGCGAGGCCTCGCCCGCGGAGCTGCGAGGCCAGGATGTGTTGCTGCTGGACGAGGGCCACTGCTTCCGCACCCAGGCGCTGGCGCTGTGCGCCAAGGCACGTGCGCACGAGCTCGAGTTCCGTGCGACGAGCCTGCCCACGCTCGCGCAGATGATCGCCGCGGGCGCGGGTGTCACCTTGCTGCCTCGGCTCGCTGTCTCCACCGAGGTGAACCGGAGTCAGCTCAAGGTGCGGGCCTTCTCCGATCCAGCGCTCAAGCGCACCATCGCCGTCATCTGGCGAAAGCGCTCGCCGCTCGCCACCGCGCTCCAGCAGGTCGCGGCAACGGTGAGGGACTCCTACCCCAAGGCCGCCTGA